Below is a window of Spirochaetaceae bacterium DNA.
CCGGCAGCGCGACGCGCTCGCCGAGCCGCTCCACCAGCTTCGACTCGTCCACCACGATCACGTAGCGGCTGCTCGCCTGCGCCACCACCTTCTCGTTGAGCAGCGCACCGCCGCCGCCCTTGGTCAGGTTCCACTCCCGGTCCACTTCGTCGGCGCCGTCGATGGCGAGATCGAGGGCACCGCCCACCGCCGGGTCGCCGAGCGTGAGCAGGTCCAGGCCCAGCTCCCAGCACACCGCCTGGATCTGGCTGCTGGTCGGCACCAGGGCGAGGTCGCGCAGGGTGCCGCCTCGCACCGCCGCCGCGACCGCCCGCACCACGTGCACGGCGGTGGAGCCGGTGCCGAGCCCCACCCGCATGCCCGACTCCACCAACGCGGCGGCCGCGCGGCCCACGGCTGCCTTCGGATCGCCGAGGGTTCCTGCGTGCGGCCCGCCGCTCATCGCGCCACCTCGGCAGGCAGGCGGCGCCCGCAGGCTGCCCCGTTCCAACCACAGGCGAGCCCGGCCAGCTCGGCCCTCGCCGTGAGACTGGACCCTGAACCTCCGTTTCCTTCGCCCACTCGCATGCCTCCATGAGCCGGTCGATCGCCGCGGCGATTCGACGCGAATTCGTCGTAGCGCCGACACCTGGCGCGCCTGGCTTGGCGCCCATTGGTCAGCACCGTAC
It encodes the following:
- the rpiA gene encoding ribose-5-phosphate isomerase RpiA, with the protein product MSGGPHAGTLGDPKAAVGRAAAALVESGMRVGLGTGSTAVHVVRAVAAAVRGGTLRDLALVPTSSQIQAVCWELGLDLLTLGDPAVGGALDLAIDGADEVDREWNLTKGGGGALLNEKVVAQASSRYVIVVDESKLVERLGERVALPVEVVPFAVAPVRAALERRGYRPAVRMAERKQGPVVTDNGNLLIDAWPPADLDPARAERELAAIPGVVENGLFTACVTDLMVGGESGVRHERRPLPR